TTggtgggtccccccccccccaaattttttaaatgtttatttttgagaggcagagtgcaagcatgggaggggcagagagagagagagagagacatagaatccaaagcagctctgagctgtcagcacagagcccgatgtggggctcgaacccacaaaccgtgagatcatgacccgagcaaaGTCAGactgaaccgactgagtcacccaggtgccctgagacttgAGTGTTTTTAACCAAAGGAATAACCTGTTTTGCTATATTTAGTCATTTTAGGACCTTTAAAAGTGGGTTCTTAGACCTTTCGAATAAAGGAGATGAGTTGTCTGGAATGCTGACTTACTGTTGATCTACTTCAGATTTGGGGACGAGGTGGAATTAATGAAGCATTACAGGGACAGATTGGATATGGCAAGCTGGTCATTCACACTTGAGTAGGAAGTGGGATTTTAAATCTTGTGTGTTACAGTGATGTAAGAGTTTTAGACTTGGAAGAGGCCTTGAGAACGAATGGAGCAATGTAGATGACCTGGTTTGGGCCTGAAGTGAAGCCCGTGGTCCTTAGCAGTGTCATCTGTGTGGGACGTTCTACGCGGGTAACAGTCACTGTCAATCTTTCTTTCAGCCCAGTGTGCCATTATAATGTTTGATGTCACATCACGGGTTACTTACAAGAATGTGCCTAACTGGCATCGAGATCTGGTACGAGTGTGTGAAAACATCCCCATTGTGCTGTGTGGCAACAAAGTGGACATTAAGGATAGAAAAGTTAAGGCAAAATCTATTGTCTTTCACCGAAAGAAGAACCTTCAGGTATGTTTCTTGAAACTTTTCCTTTACTGCATTATGGCTTAGTCTAAGATAAAATTCAAAGTAATAGGGTGCATTAAAGTGATGCGTAAATACGTGTTGTACGGATCAAAGgaattttatttagtttggagCATACTCTAGAATGATCCCTGAGGAGTAGATATTTTGTaactagtttttggttttttttttaacttatttttttatttatttttgagagagagcactagtgggggaggggcagagagagacggggagacacactccgaagcaggctccaggctccgagctgtcagcacagagcccgatgcgggcctcgaacccacgaaccgcgagatcatgacctgagccaaagtctgatgcttaaccgactaagccacccaggcgcccctaactttgcTTCCTTCTTAAACAGTACTATGACATTTCTGCCAAAAGTAACTACAACTTTGAAAAGCCCTTCCTGTGGCTTGCGAGAAAACTAATCGGAGACCCTAACTTGGAGTTTGTCGCCATGCCCGCTCTCGCCCCGCCAGAGGTGGTCATGGACCCGGCGTTGGCAGCGCAGTACGAGCACGATCTAGAGGTGAGATGCCTGTGCGCCCGGCGCGGC
This DNA window, taken from Neofelis nebulosa isolate mNeoNeb1 chromosome 11, mNeoNeb1.pri, whole genome shotgun sequence, encodes the following:
- the RAN gene encoding GTP-binding nuclear protein Ran, with amino-acid sequence MAAQGEPQVQFKLVLVGDGGTGKTTFVKRHLTGEFEKKYVATLGVEVHPLVFHTNRGPIKFNVWDTAGQEKFGGLRDGYYIQAQCAIIMFDVTSRVTYKNVPNWHRDLVRVCENIPIVLCGNKVDIKDRKVKAKSIVFHRKKNLQYYDISAKSNYNFEKPFLWLARKLIGDPNLEFVAMPALAPPEVVMDPALAAQYEHDLEVAQTTALPDEDDDL